One Synechococcus sp. PROS-9-1 DNA window includes the following coding sequences:
- the cbiD gene encoding cobalt-precorrin-5B (C(1))-methyltransferase CbiD has translation MTQSLTDAFQGLTLPVWVAAAARAATQVLCGQTAENPQSLQIPGRDQPLNVPIQSSAPLLAGEQALAISRCDPGPGLDLTRDLEIWIQARWSEPETGWLEIVPGEGLGRQGSAGDLCASDFARRLLEANLRDLVPPGRCLQLEVVFPLGRELAQRTSNAAFGVVDGLALIGTQAEVQSSASPDQLRASLDALQAIAGAADFGGALTLVIGENGLDLAHQLGLADQQPLLKAGNWIGPLLVASAEAGVSNLLLLGYHGKLVKLAGGIFHTHHHLADGRLEVLAAIALQQGLGVDLIKELLGCASMESALQELQKHDCTEADRVWQAIAQAVELRSEAYLKRYGSWPMRVGAALFDRQRQLRWTGLTGHSLLARCGLGIHSEGEEAGFDPSLR, from the coding sequence ATCACTCAATCCCTCACAGATGCTTTCCAAGGGCTGACTCTCCCCGTCTGGGTTGCCGCCGCAGCTCGTGCGGCTACGCAAGTGCTGTGTGGTCAGACCGCTGAAAATCCACAATCGCTGCAGATTCCAGGTCGCGATCAGCCGCTAAATGTGCCGATTCAGTCTTCAGCGCCCTTGCTGGCGGGTGAGCAGGCGCTGGCGATCAGTCGTTGCGATCCAGGTCCAGGGCTGGATCTCACGCGAGATTTAGAAATTTGGATTCAGGCGCGATGGAGTGAACCGGAAACAGGTTGGTTGGAGATCGTGCCGGGGGAGGGACTCGGCAGACAGGGGAGTGCAGGTGATCTTTGCGCGTCTGACTTCGCTCGCCGTTTGCTTGAGGCCAATCTGCGCGACCTGGTTCCTCCTGGTCGATGTTTGCAGTTGGAAGTTGTGTTTCCGCTTGGCCGCGAGCTGGCCCAGCGCACGAGTAATGCAGCGTTTGGCGTGGTGGATGGCTTGGCCTTAATCGGCACGCAAGCTGAGGTGCAGTCGAGTGCATCGCCGGATCAGCTGCGCGCCAGCCTTGATGCTCTTCAGGCGATTGCGGGAGCAGCCGATTTCGGCGGAGCTCTCACCCTGGTGATTGGTGAGAACGGGTTGGATCTCGCTCATCAGCTGGGTCTTGCTGATCAACAGCCTTTGTTGAAGGCAGGGAACTGGATTGGACCTTTGCTTGTGGCCAGTGCGGAAGCGGGTGTGAGCAATCTGCTGTTGCTCGGCTATCACGGAAAGCTGGTCAAATTGGCTGGCGGGATCTTCCATACCCATCACCATTTGGCAGATGGTCGCTTAGAGGTTCTTGCGGCGATTGCCCTGCAGCAGGGACTCGGTGTTGATCTGATCAAAGAGCTGCTGGGTTGTGCGTCGATGGAATCAGCGCTTCAAGAGCTTCAGAAGCACGATTGCACCGAGGCTGATCGGGTCTGGCAAGCGATTGCACAGGCGGTTGAACTGCGAAGCGAGGCTTACCTAAAGCGGTATGGCAGCTGGCCTATGCGGGTCGGTGCGGCATTGTTTGATCGCCAACGCCAGCTGCGCTGGACCGGATTGACAGGACACTCGCTTCTCGCCCGCTGCGGACTTGGCATTCATTCGGAAGGGGAAGAAGCCGGTTTTGATCCTTCTCTACGCTGA
- the guaA gene encoding glutamine-hydrolyzing GMP synthase: MSSVQSEGQRKPAIVILDFGSQYSELIARRVRETEVFSLVLGYSTSAEELRALSPRGIILSGGPSSVYADEAPLCDPAIWDLGIPVLGVCYGMQLMVQQLGGQVVAATGKAEYGKAPLVVDDPTELLTNVESGSTMWMSHGDSVEALPEGFVRLAHTANTPEAAIANQSRRLYGTQFHPEVVHSSGGMVMIRNFVYHICGCEPDWTTETFIDEAVANVREQVGKKRVLLALSGGVDSSTLAFLLKKAIGDQLTCMFIDQGFMRKGEPEFLMEFFDRKFNIHVEYINARERFIKKLDGITDPEEKRKIIGTEFIRVFEEESRRLGPFDYLAQGTLYPDVIESAGTNVDPKTGERVAVKIKSHHNVGGLPKDLRFKLVEPLRKLFKDEVRKVGRTLGLPEEIVSRHPFPGPGLAIRILGEVTEEKLDCLRDADLIVREEVNAAGLYHDIWQAFAVLLPVRSVGVMGDKRTYAWPIVLRCVSSEDGMTADWSRLPYDLMETISNRIVNEVKGVNRVVMDITSKPPGTIEWE, encoded by the coding sequence ATGTCATCAGTCCAGAGCGAAGGTCAGCGCAAACCGGCCATCGTCATTCTTGATTTCGGTTCCCAGTACTCGGAACTGATTGCACGCCGAGTGCGCGAGACGGAGGTGTTCTCGCTGGTGTTGGGCTACAGCACCAGCGCTGAAGAATTACGGGCTTTGTCTCCCCGTGGAATCATCCTCAGCGGAGGCCCAAGTTCGGTCTATGCCGATGAGGCCCCCCTCTGCGATCCAGCAATTTGGGATCTGGGCATCCCTGTGCTGGGGGTCTGCTACGGCATGCAGTTGATGGTTCAGCAGCTTGGTGGTCAGGTGGTGGCAGCCACGGGTAAGGCCGAATACGGCAAGGCTCCGCTCGTGGTGGATGACCCCACTGAACTGCTTACGAATGTGGAGAGTGGTTCCACGATGTGGATGAGTCACGGTGATTCCGTGGAGGCCTTGCCCGAGGGCTTCGTGCGTTTGGCTCATACAGCGAATACGCCTGAGGCGGCGATTGCGAATCAGAGTCGACGTTTATATGGCACTCAATTTCATCCTGAGGTGGTGCATTCCAGCGGTGGAATGGTGATGATTCGCAATTTTGTTTATCACATCTGCGGTTGCGAACCGGATTGGACCACTGAGACTTTTATCGATGAAGCTGTCGCCAACGTGCGTGAACAGGTTGGTAAAAAGCGGGTGCTGCTTGCCCTATCAGGAGGCGTAGATTCTTCAACCCTTGCTTTTTTATTGAAGAAAGCGATTGGAGATCAACTCACCTGCATGTTTATCGATCAAGGCTTTATGCGCAAAGGCGAGCCTGAATTCCTGATGGAGTTCTTTGATCGCAAATTTAATATTCACGTGGAGTACATCAATGCTCGAGAACGGTTTATCAAGAAGCTCGATGGCATTACGGATCCAGAGGAGAAGCGCAAAATCATCGGTACGGAATTTATCCGTGTATTTGAAGAGGAAAGTCGCCGTCTTGGCCCCTTTGATTACTTAGCCCAGGGCACGTTGTATCCAGATGTGATTGAAAGCGCTGGCACCAACGTGGACCCCAAAACCGGCGAGCGTGTGGCTGTGAAGATCAAGAGCCATCACAACGTTGGGGGGCTTCCTAAGGATCTGCGTTTCAAGTTGGTGGAGCCCTTACGCAAACTGTTTAAGGATGAAGTTCGCAAGGTGGGCCGAACGCTTGGGTTGCCCGAGGAGATCGTGAGTCGTCATCCTTTTCCTGGCCCTGGACTGGCCATTCGCATCTTGGGCGAAGTCACGGAGGAAAAGCTTGATTGTTTGCGTGATGCTGATCTGATTGTGCGCGAGGAGGTAAATGCGGCAGGGCTGTATCACGACATTTGGCAGGCGTTTGCAGTGCTTCTTCCCGTGCGCTCCGTGGGTGTGATGGGCGATAAGCGCACCTATGCCTGGCCGATCGTGCTGCGCTGTGTGTCGAGTGAGGACGGCATGACCGCCGATTGGTCGAGGCTTCCCTACGACCTGATGGAAACGATTTCTAATCGGATCGTGAATGAGGTGAAAGGAGTGAATCGCGTGGTGATGGACATCACCAGTAAGCCTCCGGGAACGATTGAGTGGGAATGA